Proteins found in one Lycium ferocissimum isolate CSIRO_LF1 chromosome 6, AGI_CSIRO_Lferr_CH_V1, whole genome shotgun sequence genomic segment:
- the LOC132060961 gene encoding protein NRT1/ PTR FAMILY 5.6-like — protein sequence MFFSYSLSGHITKWWRKAAFFSKAAIFISGLIGMHGFLEYALLATLIAPLPDTLALPVAAITMNVFEGLSSLLVIVVSQLSESYFGRFKVILFTNAAFILGLGMLWYSYHYEDVPVVFVALVVLTFGKAGRDHTLKAFLADQLWCRKDQEPNLRRDEQHPQTCGKISLILSRIASMTRKINPGRIKDDFEEDKEVVETRREFYWSISWIFGIIVATLSRFVSWKGILEISTIAVAAGFSMFLLGIPFYERKKPSPSPLGYIFKAVKVALSKRHLDYPVSPSQLCKNYTSDSQILPHIAFLRWLDKAAILEASTREQLAETAEDRVFEVTKVKEVKRLISMFPLWSTFYVSSLVGATANTFFYQQADQMNINPRFPIVVFVIIKKFTSSITSIICSWFKNRSTNARCPPLNRIRFGMFFSIICCAVASVVEFYRLRDHIGVFWVTPQFFLVGLMEGLSESGLQHFFETQVCESMKEYGPQFSEFSTGIGKFLSVIFILIFLFWSNEEFETSRLDKYYAVLTVPTFVNFVFCCFVSNWYANQHHDHIETINVAQELEDGVAGVIAQEIEHGPVEDLTNVVSGSTRSTNN from the exons ATGTTTTTTAGCTATAGCCTCTCTGGCCACATCACTAAATGGTGGCGCAAAGCTGCTTTCTTTTCCAAAGCAGCAATTTTCATCTCAG gaCTGATCGGCATGCATGGATTTTTAGAATACGCGTTGCTAGCGACTTTAATAGCTCCGCTACCAGATACACTAGCACTGCCAGTGGCAGCTATAACAATGAATGTGTTTGAAGGACTCTCATCCCTTTTGGTCATTGTGGTTTCACAACTTTCTGAGTCCTACTTTGGTCGCTTTAAAGTGATTCTCTTCACCAATGCTGCTTTTATTTTG GGACTGGGAATGCTATGGTACTCGTACCATTACGAAGATGTTCCAGTGGTGTTTGTGGCACTGGTAGTGTTAACTTTTGGTAAAGCTGGGCGAGATCATACCTTGAAAGCATTTCTTGCTGATCAACTATGGTGCCGTAAAGATCAAGAACCAAATCTCAGAAGGGAtgaacaacatccacaaacatgTGGAAAAATTTCCTTGATTTTGTCCAGGATTGCAAGTATGACACGGAAGATTAATCCCGGACGAATAAAGGACGATTTTGAAGAGGATAAGGAAGTTGTAGAGACACGTCGAGAATTTTATTGGAGCATTAGCTGGATCTTTGGTATAATTGTGGCGACTCTGTCAAGATTTGTAAGCTGGAAGGGTATTTTAGAAATTTCCACAATCGCAGTGGCAGCCGGATTTTCTATGTTCTTGTTAGGCATCCCGTTTTATGAACGCAAGAAACCATCTCCCAGCCCACTTGGTTACATTTTCAAGGCTGTTAAAGTGGCACTATCAAAGAGACATTTGGATTACCCAGTTTCTCCTAGTCAGTTGTGCAAGAATTACACAAGTGATAGTCAGATTCTTCCTCATATTGCATTCCTCAG ATGGTTAGATAAAGCAGCCATTTTGGAAGCATCAACAAGAGAGCAATTAGCTGAAACTGCAGAAGACAGAGTTTTTGAGGTAACAAAAGTAAAGGAAGTGAAACGCTTGATAAGTATGTTTCCTCTTTGGTCAACATTTTATGTATCTAGTCTTGTAGGGGCTACAGCAAACACCTTCTTTTATCAACAAGCTGACCAGATGAATATCAATCCTAGGTTCCCAATAGTAGTTTTTGTTATTATCAAGAAATTCACAAGTTCCATTACATCAATAATATGTTCATGGTTCAAGAACAGATCGACAAATGCACGATGTCCTCCACTGAACAGAATTAGATTCGGAATGTTTTTTTCTATAATATGTTGTGCAGTTGCTTCTGTGGTCGAATTTTACCGTCTTCGTGATCATATTGGTGTTTTTTGGGTAACACCTCAGTTCTTCTTGGTTGGGCTCATGGAAGGACTTTCTGAGAGTGGACTCCAACATTTCTTTGAAACTCAAGTTTGTGAGTCAATGAAAGAGTACGGGCCACAATTCAGTGAATTCTCCACTGGCATTGGAAAATTCTTAAGTGTCATTTTTAtcctcattttccttttctggTCTAATGAAGAATTTGAGACAAGTCGATTGGACAAGTATTATGCTGTGTTAACGGTTCCTACCTTCGTTAACTTTGTCTTCTGTTGTTTCGTAAGCAACTGGTATGCGAATCAGCACCATGATCACATTGAAACCATTAACGTTGCTCAAGAATTAGAAGATGGTGTCGCAGGTGTCATTGCTCAAGAAATAGAACATGGTCCGGTGGAAGACTTGACAAATGTGGTTTCTGGCTCAACTCGATCTACCAATAACTGA